The genomic DNA GTACAGCTGTGGCATGCCTGACCAATATACCTTACTGTCTCTTGATATTATTCTGGAGGATTGCTTTCCTTTTAATGTGTAGCGAGAGGACTGTGGTATTTAGCAAAATTGTATTAATCTTAGAAAGCTACATTACcttgacttgaaaaaaaaatctgttttttttagGCCTTATATTCGTTAAGCCTTATCTAATTATTATGTGAATAAATCAGTTTCGTAACATATGATACCTCATTCGTTTCCTGAATATTATTGTCATATAATGGATAATGtcccttaaaaaaattctgagcCTCTTATTTGAGAGGAAGGTGTGTATTGCTTATTAGGATAtatatttttgctaaatttttgcaatgtaaggaaaagaaattaacagGATTGGTAAGCTGTTCGTAGTTCTTGTGTGACCTCTTTTTACAAGGATATAAGTATCTAAGGTAGCCAATTGGAATAGTCCTATAAAGCAGCTCTAAGTTGCCTTAAACACTAAATGGTCCACACTTCCCCCAGCTGAGGTAGGAGGGTTGGCTTTAAGTTTATAGAGGGTTTCAGCAGTTCAGTGTGTTTATTTAAAGAGGAAGGCATTTTAACCTTAGTTAGTAAGAAATCAAAAGTAGATTTAGATTTACAAGttaattgaaaattttcttattttgattatATTGAAGATCAGTTTTCAGTTATTTCCAGGTCTTGCCCATGCCAAATTCTTGTCCCATTTTAATTGTAATAGAAAGTTAACAGTTGCATAATCAGTTGTCCTTAGAAAGCCTTTAAGTTGAGCTTGTTAGCAAGTCTGGGAAGATACATAATCATTCTTTTCAtatgtatgattcttttattttttgactctttTAAATGTGTAGGATGACAATGAAGATAATTCAAATGATGGAACCCAGCCATCCAAAAGGAGGCGAATGGGCTCAGGAGATAGCTCTAGGAGTTGTGAAACTTCAAGTCAAGACCTTGGGTACTGTTATTTTATTGCTTAATAATGTTTTTTGTGGTatgtttctcttctctgcattagcttcctcctcccctccccctagccCTGGCCAAGGCAGTTATTGAAAATTGTAGAATAGTTTTGTCCTGTGTTACAGTGTGACACCAAAGTTGCTTTTGTTACTCAgtgccattaaaaaaatattacacatgaaattcaccaatttaactatttttaagtgtgtaattcagtggcattaattacattcacagtgCTGTGTAGCCAttaccactatccatttccaaaaCTTTGTCACGACTGCGAACAGAAACTCCATAACCATTAAGGAATAAAAATTCCCATTTTCCCcctttcccagcccctggcaaccaccatgctactttctgtcatgaatttgcctattctaggtacctctcATAAGTGGAATTGTATAATACTCatccttttgtgtcttgcttgTTTTAGCTAGCATAATTTCTTCAAAGCTCATCCGTGTTGTAACATGTATTAGAATTGCTTTCCTCTTCAAGGCTGACCTAATACTCCATTTTATGGCatgttttgtttctccattcatctgttgatgggcacttgggttgtttgcaccttttggctgttgtgaataatgctgctgtgaacattggtgcaTAAATACCTATTCAGagtcttttcacttcctttgaaaagaaaaagaagtgaaatagctagatcatatggtaattctatatttagctttttgaggaacggCCAAACTTTTGTACAGTGGATGCTCCATTTTATATCTCCACCAGCAATGCACCAAGTTTCCAGTTTTTTCATATCCATAccaatttgttattttccattgtttgtttttttttttgatgatagccattctaaacAAAAAGTGTGAAATGTGaataatgactagtgatgttgaacattttttcatgtgcttattggccatttgtatatcttttttggagaaatatctattcaagttttttgcccatttttatggGTTGGttttgtgttgttgagttgtagaaattctttgtatattctagatattaatcccgtatcagatctatgattttcaaatattttctcttattctgtggATTGTtgtttcactctgttgatagtgtcctttatGCACAAAATTTTTGGTTATGCTGAAGTccaaattgtgtatttttttttgttgtcgCCCATcttgcttttagtgtcatatctagaATTCATTGCCAAATCTGATATCATGAAAATTCACCCCTatgttttctaagagttttctagttttagctcttatatttatgtctttgatccattttgagttaattttggaaTATGAAATAAGGTAAGAGTCCTCTTAGGTTATTTCATTAGTGTTTGGATATCCAATTTCCCAGCACAATTTTTGAGAGAACTGTTCTTTTTGTCATTACTTTTAATTGGGTACACGCATAAAATAGTGCCACATTTCTGCCTCTTTTGTCCGTTGATGAAATTTAGAGGTTGAATTGGCCTGGGTCCAGAAATCTGTACTCTCTGCTATTCAGGATTCGGATTGATCTGCAGTGCACCGGCACCATCAAACTAAGTCCATTCTTTGCTTTTGGGTTTGTGGAGTCTATGAGAACAAATAATTATGGTTTATAGTTCAATTCATTGAGAAATAGGTTTTTAGAGTTCTGTTTTCACAGCTGTTTGAGACACACTGCACAGCAGATGGGGAACAGAAGTTCATCACTTTACACCTTGGGCACATGGAATAGTGGCTATGGGTGTTAAGCCCAAGCAATAGAATTCAGAACTGATATTACCACTCTGTTTTGGCCTTACAGATCTCTTAAGCTAAAAAATGCCTTTGTTCCTAACAATTGTGagtctttgttttttgtggtctatataaaatgttatttctgttgaacttttttgttttggtattcCAGAtggtggtttctttttcttctacctgttttataattttctttgataACTCATGAAATCATGGGACATTTTTTGTATTGCAAAGTCATAGAAGAGTGACTGAGAATTTAAATAAAGTActttttccaaattcttaaaaataaatattctcaaaaaaaaatccttaacaataaaagtgattaaaatttaagaaaagccACATTTAAGGCATAATATATATTTCTGTGCTTAGCTTTAGCTACTATCCAGCAGAAAATTTGATAGAGTACAAATGGCCACCTGATGAAACAGGAGAATACTATATGCTTCAAGAACAAGTCAGTGAATATTTGGGTGTGACCTCCTTTAAACGGAAATATCCAGGTATTAAGTCTTAGTTTGTGTAACAGACTAAATCTAACTTTTAACTAATAGTAATTCTTTTTTGATAGATTGTCACCTTCTGAATATTTGAGTAtggattatttataatatattttgtgtCCGTCTGCCGGCTGATTTTCATTTACTGCTATCATCCAACATCTCCCTCTACTGCCAATTTGTTCTTTCACCTTGTAAACTTATttagaagcaaaatgaggaagatgaaaGTCCTGgggaaaattttaggaaaaatcattttctgtCCACATGAACCGGTGTTGATTCTTTACCGGTGTTCCTTGACCTTAGGAGTAGAGTAGCTTTGTAAGCTGTGTCTGAATCTGAGAAAGGCCGTGCTTCATCAGCCACTGGGGGACAGTTATTTGTGTTACCCTCTTGCTGTGGAttattctgttttcaattttattttaacttttatttcttgaatttgtaAGATTTTTTGTGTAGTCTCTTTAATAATATTTGGAATACGTAGCGAGAAGTACTTTTGTAAATCCATAAAgattttaactttctaaaaattttaaaaagttttttaagcCTTTGAAAGTTTTACAAATACCTAATATTACAAATGCAAAAGACtatttttaatagtcttttattctcttttttggagATTTAGAGCGACGAGATTTGTCTCATAAGGAGAAACTGTACCTGAGGGAGCTAAACGTCATCACCGAAACTCAGTGCACTCTGGGTAATGAATGCTTTGAATGTGAACTTGGAAAGCTGAACATTTATGGGGTGATGCTGGATGAGTATTTTGTCTCCTTCtcacaaaattaatgaaatagagtgAATTATTTAAATGCTAAATTGTTTACTTCATTTTTGATAGTTTAAATGCAAAGGAGAATGATATGTTTTATAGCAATATCATTTTCTAATGGCTTTCACAGAAGTGTCAAAGTGTGTGTTTTTTGTGCAAAATTTGtacagtactttttaaaagtattgatCCTTATCTCTTAAAAGGCGTGTTTTGCTCAATTTTTAGTTCTGTATGATTGTCTCTgtgctttatttgtaattttcctttcataaacattttaatgcAACATGGTTACTTTTTAATACAAAACCATGGGAGTTCATTCATCTCGGCGATTGATACAATCTGATAACTGTCAGTTTTGAAAATTACTTATAtgacgtgtgtgtatgtgtgtgatgcTTTTGGTGAAATTGGAATTACCGCTGTAGTATTTCTAGGGTACTGAATTTGAAGACTAAGAGCTAGCGCATATTGAAGAAGTCTGTTTTTCTCATCGAGTATCCTGTGTTAATTGCCAGTAGTTAACGTGCATCATTGTTTAGCAGTTGTTTCTAATAAAGGGATATATGTTTATAGTacatagaatcttaaaaaaatacatttgattgaaaaatttatttctttccttttgtaactttggtcatttatttctttgtaattgtTTGACTTTAtgactatttttttattattttcgagtgtattaaaatattttgctttggctattggaaaatcttttaaatatatagagtagtttgaagaaaaagcaaattttgagAAGTGATTTTATTCACTTATCCTTAAAGTAGcctctttaccttttttttggtCTAAAATAGGTTTAACAGCACTGCGCAGCGATGAAGTGATCGATTTAATGATAAAGGAATATCCAGCCAAACATGCTGAGTATTCTGTTATTCTGCAAGAAAAAGAACGTCAGCGAATTACAGATCATTATAAAGAGTATTCTGTAAGTATTGAGCTGACTGGCAACTTTTATTTGGTTTGGGGAGAATGACATTTTGTAAGGTTACCTGTGACTTCCAActctagtatttttatttcagcaaATGCAGCAACAGAATACGCAGAAGGTCGAAGCCAGCAAAGTGCCTGAGTACATTAAGAAAGCTGCCAGAAAAGCAGCCGAGTTTAACAGCAACCTGAACCGGGAGCggatggaagaaagaagagcTTATTTTGACCTTCAGACGCACGTAGGACGGCTTAAATTTATTAGTCCCTGACACTCCCTTACTGCAGAGTTCTCGATGCctcctttgttgttgttgctgttcgtACCAGCAACGTGTACTTTTCTTCCCTAGAacttaaaatatcacttttaatGTTGTGCCTGATAATACTCAATTCGCGTGTGTGTATGAGTTTGTCTTCTGCTTTGTGGTTGATGTTCTACTGAATGAGACTGATAGCTGCATAGTGTACTTGCCGTGTCTCTCAAGGGTTGTCGTAAGAGATTTCCATGTTAATTCATTCACTTCTCACAGTTACCGTCTGGGGTTGAAACTAGTGTTAGTTCcgtttcatagatgaggaagttGGCTTCAGAGGTTTTATAAGTTGCTCAGGTCACGTGGCTCTTAAGTGGTGAGCAGACACACTGCCTTTCCTCAGAGACGAGGACCTTGGTAAAGAGCCAGACAGAAGTCGcttgtggacctacacacaccaCCGTCCGCTGGGTTATAGCTGCTGACGTCTCTTGTATTTTTAGCTCTTTTGGGGAGGAGCACAGTGGACAACAAGAGGGATTGTTTCCCCAAAACCTTGATTGCTAGCGTGGAAtcagttttgtatttcttttcatcttaacCCAGGTCATCCAGGTGCCTCAAGGGAAGTACAAAGTGTTACCAACAGAGCGAACCAAGGTCAGTTCTTACCCAGTGGCCCTCATCCCCGGACAGTTCCAGGAATATTACAAAAGGTATTCAGTGGTTGCATGTCCCGTCAGTATTGGCTGTTGGTGAGGGACTTCCGAGCCTTGGGTAGTTGGCTCCTTATAGTTTTTAGCTCTGTAAATATTACCATAAGGTGTTGGATAAGATTTGTGTCAATATTCTCTATCTTCTGTGATTCTGTGGTGGAGGGCACCCTCCTACCAGAATCTGAACATCTGCTGGCCCGGCCTGGACAGCCCGTCTCCCTGTGCGCCTGTCTCTGTTTCTGCGGACAGGTGCCAGGCTCTCCAGCACCTCGCTCCTTGGAGTATGGTCCATGGCCCAGCAGCACTGGCCCCACTTGgaagcttgttggaaatgcaggcTCTCAGGCACAACCCCGATgtgctgagtcagaatctgcattttcacaggtGTCTGCCTGATTCATGTGCAGACACAAGTTTGGGGAGCATTGGCTTAGCCTGCAGAGGATAtgcagggaggagcagaggggctCCCAGGTGGGCTTGGCCACCTGGTTCCTCCACTCACACCCTGCGCTGGCCTGGCTGCTGCTCCCACTCTGTGTAGCAGGAATGCTGTTAGCTCTTATTCTCAGCCTGGTCATAACTGAAAACAGGGCTAACAGGGTCATTTGGTTTCAAAATCTCAGCTTTTACTTCAGCGTTAAACCCTGCGTTAAGATAGAGAATATTCTTCAAAGAAGAGGATTTAAAATAGTGTACAGGATCATACTATTTGAAAGTCAAATTCAAGCGATGGGtcagcaaattttcttttttttttattttggggtcAGCACATTATTGCAATGATGGGCAGTGTTCCAACTCCTTTGCTTTCTGGTGGATGTCTTAGTTGAGGGAGGTGCAGACCCACTGTCCGCTCCTGAGCACAGGTGCAGAGGGCACTGCTGCCTGGGCGCTCCTGTGGGTGAGGATGTGTGAACATTGTCAGCTGGCTGTGTGCCATCtgacctggggaaggggctgccAATCCCTGGTTTAGGATAATATAGATGATTAAATTTGCTAGAATACAGGCTTCACGAATTGGTTTAAAATAACTTATTactgaaaattttgtttcttaagtaATATCATGTACCATGCACTGCTGTGATTTATGTGTGTTAGTTTGTTGAATTCTCATGTCCGTTCTGTGAGGTTGACTCTTAGCATCATAGCATTTCACACGGGAGCGGTGCCAGCACACAACAAGCAGTGACAGCTGGGAGAGTAGGGCAGGTGGAGGTGATCAGGCAGCCTGGATTTTGTGCATGATTTTATATTGCCACAGTTTCACCCTTGTCTGctgacttgtttttttcttttttgggttgAGGGTAAAAGAGAAACATTATCTTTTTCGAGggagtggtgaggaagattggccctgagctaacatctgttgccagttttcctctttttacttgaggatggttgtccctgagctaacatctgtgccagtcttcgtctattttgtatgtgggacgtggccacagcatggcttgatgagcggtgtgtaggtctgtgcccaggatctgaccctgcaaaccccaggccactgaagcggagcatgcaaactcaaccagtacgccaccaggccggcccctattatcTTTTGATAATATGAATCAACTGCATAGTGTACACTAAGTCtggtgaaaaaaatgtttaggttttttatttattacttgtcCCTACTTGACCACCaagatgaaaaattatttattacttctaatcATTTTTCAGAAGTATTTGGAGTTAATTGAGAAGATCAAGGCTATCTTCATAGCTCAAAGATTAATCCATTCATATTTAGTAATAAAGGAAAGCTGAAATGGTCTTTCTGAACTTCAGGTACTCTCCGGATGAGCTGCGGTATCTGCCGTTGAACACGGCGCTGTACGAGCCCCCTCTGGATCCTGAGCTGCCTGCTCTAGATAGCGATGGTGATTCAGACGATGCTGAAGATGGTCGAGGTGACGAGAAACGGAAAAATAAAGGCACTTCGGTAAGAAGGTCTCTGGTAGGAGAGCGCTCCTTTCCTTTGAAGCTTTGCTTGTTGCTTTCCTGGAGTGTCGCATTGAACTTGCATCACTGCCCCCTATGGAAAAGGGACAGTCGTGTGTAATTTTCAGAAAGGTTTCATCAagagaagttctttttttttctttctgctttttctccccaagtccccccagtgcatagttgtgtattttagttgtgggtcctagttgtgaaGAGAAGCTCTCGATTGTGTGCGTGGATGCAGACAAGCCGTGCCTGGCCTCTGGCAGGGTTGTTTTTAAAGGGGCTCCTTGTGATCACAAGCCGGTTAGGCAGGGGCACCAAACACCTTTATAGTCAACTCTCTTGATTCCGGGGAGCACACTAACTTGTACTCGTATTGCTTAATTAGTAATCTTAGGCTTCCTCTAGGAAAATGTAAAGGTTACTAGTATGTTGTGCTATTAGTTAGGTTTTCCTGTATGACTTTTCTTTGTAACAAAATGCGATTGCTAGACAGTGGGGAAGTTGTTGTGCTCTCTAGAAGTGAAGGAGAACAAAAAACGAGATGGTTGAGGGTTCTCATTTTCTTAGCACTGCATGTTTAGCAACTGGCCCTGTCGAAACTTCTCACTGTAGCCAGCCTGAACCTGGGGACGCAGCCACTCCATGGGCAGCCCATTTCTTTGTCACCAACAGCTGCTAAGACATGTTTAATGATACATGGTGCATAAAATACAATGCCGTTGAAGTACTAATGTGGTGATACCACTGACTCCTGGCGTTGGTGAGAGGCGGGCTGTGGTGTGGTGAGGGTGTGATGGCATTGGGGTTCTCCCATGCTGCTAGTAGGAGTGTGAATTCATCCAGCATTTCAGGAAAGCATTTTGACAGTATATACCAAGAGTTTTCACTTCTGTAGAATTTGACCTAGCAAATACACTAGtggaatttatttgaagaacGTAGTCAGATGCTGACAAAGTTTAATTAGAAAAAACGTGCCTTGGAAtattaacagtattttttttttcttttggtgaggaagattgtgcctgagctaacatctgtgccaatcttgctgtgttttgtatgtgggatgctgccacagcctggcttgataagcagtgtgtaggtccatgcccaggatctgaacctgtgaaccctgggctgcttaagcagagtgtgaacttaaacactacaccattAGGCTGGCCCCATTAacaatattttgtgtgtgtgtgtgtgtgtgtgtgaggaagattggctctgagctaaatatctgttgccaattttcctctttttgcttgaggaagattgttgctgagctaacgtgtgccagtcttcctctattttgtgtaggGTGTTGCCACAGCATTtcttgaccagcagtgctagatctgcacccaggatccaaacctgcaaaccctggaccaccaaagcagagcatgcgagcttaactactacaccactgggccggccccaacagtaTTTTTTATAgtggaaattagaaataaacctAACATCCACAATGAATGATATATTAAATTTACCTGATAGAAATGCAGTTCAAAGAACGTTTAATGGTGTGATAAAATGCACGTAACgcttaaaaatattgaaacacacgcacacacacacataatccagttttgtgttttagaaagtgAGGGCGCGTGTCTAGATAGGCTCTGTATGTGGTGTGCGATGTGTGAGTCTGGTGTCTCTATGTGTGCAAACATGcatctagaaaaaagaaaaaagagatcacGTTCATGTTCCAGTAGCTTACGCAGAATGTTTATCAGGGTGGTTATGGATaaccttgttttttcatttataatttccataatttatataaatataacatttttattctaattagaaaattttaaaaaaggaagaattagaaTATCAGATATCAAATTCCTAAACTTTGAACATCTAAACTATGTCAGATGCTGTTGTAAATACTCTGCAGTATTGGCCCCTACGTAGTTGAACGTTATGAAAACACAAGCGTGTACTTGAAGAACTTCTTTAATGACCTTTATTGCTCAATGAAAATACCCACACTTgtttaaaacagtttattttttaaatagcatttttgtATGGAACAAATATGTTCCCTTGCGACATGGCAAAATGATGTTGAAGCTGTGTGGTGTAATAATAGCTGAAGCAGATAATTCTGCTTCCATTGACTGAAGTCAGAAAACACAGTTGATGAAGGTACTTGCTGATAGAAATGGAGTTAGCTTTATCTTATAAGGTACTTACAAGATGGATAAATGATTTGTAACATGGCTTATTTTAGTCTCCACTGGAAAAAGTTTTCCTATACTtagaattatctttatttttaaattgatgggCCTTTAAAcctttctttgaatattttctgtagttttcaaaATTCAGACTCAGATTTCCGTGAATTCCAAGGAATCTCTGTTTGTGCCGTTGACCTGCA from Equus quagga isolate Etosha38 chromosome 8, UCLA_HA_Equagga_1.0, whole genome shotgun sequence includes the following:
- the PHF10 gene encoding PHD finger protein 10 isoform X1, translating into MGSGDSSRSCETSSQDLGFSYYPAENLIEYKWPPDETGEYYMLQEQVSEYLGVTSFKRKYPDLERRDLSHKEKLYLRELNVITETQCTLGLTALRSDEVIDLMIKEYPAKHAEYSVILQEKERQRITDHYKEYSQMQQQNTQKVEASKVPEYIKKAARKAAEFNSNLNRERMEERRAYFDLQTHVIQVPQGKYKVLPTERTKVSSYPVALIPGQFQEYYKRYSPDELRYLPLNTALYEPPLDPELPALDSDGDSDDAEDGRGDEKRKNKGTSDSSSGNVSEGEGLPDSQEEPLQGKPRSKDKGAAPRKDASKRSVLSKSVPGYKPKVIPNALCGICLKGKETNKKGKAESLIHCSQCDNSGHPSCLDMTMELVSMIKTYPWQCMECKTCIICGQPHHEEEMMFCDVCDRGYHTFCVGLGAIPSGRWICDCCQRAPPTPRKVGRRGKNSKEG
- the PHF10 gene encoding PHD finger protein 10 isoform X2 gives rise to the protein MGSGDSSRSCETSSQDLGFSYYPAENLIEYKWPPDETGEYYMLQEQVSEYLGVTSFKRKYPERRDLSHKEKLYLRELNVITETQCTLGLTALRSDEVIDLMIKEYPAKHAEYSVILQEKERQRITDHYKEYSQMQQQNTQKVEASKVPEYIKKAARKAAEFNSNLNRERMEERRAYFDLQTHVIQVPQGKYKVLPTERTKVSSYPVALIPGQFQEYYKRYSPDELRYLPLNTALYEPPLDPELPALDSDGDSDDAEDGRGDEKRKNKGTSDSSSGNVSEGEGLPDSQEEPLQGKPRSKDKGAAPRKDASKRSVLSKSVPGYKPKVIPNALCGICLKGKETNKKGKAESLIHCSQCDNSGHPSCLDMTMELVSMIKTYPWQCMECKTCIICGQPHHEEEMMFCDVCDRGYHTFCVGLGAIPSGRWICDCCQRAPPTPRKVGRRGKNSKEG